A DNA window from Citrobacter tructae contains the following coding sequences:
- the mpl gene encoding UDP-N-acetylmuramate:L-alanyl-gamma-D-glutamyl-meso-diaminopimelate ligase, with amino-acid sequence MRIHILGICGTFMGGLAMLARSLGHEVTGSDANVYPPMSTLLEKQGISLIQGYDASQLDPQPDLVIIGNAMTRGNPCVEAVLEKNIPYMSGPQWLHDFVLRDRWVLAVAGTHGKTTTAGMATWILEVCGYKPGFVIGGVPGNFEVSARLGESDFFVIEADEYDCAFFDKRSKFVHYCPRTLILNNLEFDHADIFDDLKAIQKQFHHLVRIVPGQGRIIYPENDINLKQTMAMGCWSEQELVGEQGHWLAKKLTTDASEWEVFLDGESVGVVKWGLVGEHNMHNGLMAIAAARHVGVTPADAANALGSFINARRRLELRGEANGVTVYDDFAHHPTAILATLAALRGKVGGTARIIAVLEPRSNTMKMGLCKDDLAPSLGRADEVFLLQPPHIPWLVSEVAEACVQPAHWNGDVDALADMVVKTAQPGDHILVMSNGGFGGIHQKLLDKLAAKAQQ; translated from the coding sequence ATGCGCATTCATATTTTGGGAATTTGTGGCACCTTCATGGGCGGTCTGGCGATGCTAGCGCGTTCGCTCGGTCATGAAGTAACGGGTTCGGACGCCAATGTGTATCCGCCGATGAGTACCTTACTTGAGAAGCAGGGCATCTCCCTGATTCAGGGTTATGATGCCAGTCAGCTCGACCCCCAGCCGGATCTGGTGATTATCGGCAATGCCATGACACGTGGTAATCCGTGCGTGGAAGCAGTGCTGGAGAAGAATATCCCGTACATGTCCGGCCCGCAGTGGCTGCATGACTTTGTGCTTCGCGATCGCTGGGTGCTGGCAGTGGCGGGAACACACGGTAAAACCACTACCGCCGGAATGGCGACCTGGATCCTCGAAGTCTGCGGCTATAAGCCTGGATTTGTGATCGGCGGCGTACCGGGTAACTTCGAGGTTTCTGCGCGTCTGGGCGAAAGTGACTTTTTCGTCATTGAAGCGGACGAGTACGACTGTGCGTTCTTCGATAAGCGTTCTAAATTCGTGCATTACTGCCCGCGTACGCTGATCCTCAACAACCTTGAGTTTGATCACGCAGACATCTTTGACGATCTGAAAGCGATTCAGAAACAGTTCCACCATCTGGTGCGTATCGTGCCGGGCCAGGGACGTATCATCTACCCGGAAAACGACATCAATCTGAAACAGACGATGGCGATGGGCTGCTGGAGCGAGCAGGAACTGGTTGGCGAGCAAGGCCACTGGCTGGCGAAGAAACTGACCACCGATGCCTCCGAGTGGGAAGTGTTCCTGGACGGTGAAAGTGTCGGCGTTGTGAAGTGGGGCCTGGTCGGCGAACACAATATGCACAACGGCCTGATGGCGATTGCAGCTGCCCGCCATGTTGGTGTTACCCCTGCGGATGCGGCCAATGCGCTCGGTTCATTCATCAACGCACGTCGTCGTCTTGAACTGCGCGGTGAAGCCAATGGCGTGACGGTATATGACGATTTTGCCCATCACCCGACGGCCATTCTGGCGACGCTTGCCGCGCTGCGCGGAAAAGTCGGCGGCACGGCGCGTATTATTGCCGTACTGGAACCGCGCTCGAACACCATGAAAATGGGGCTGTGCAAAGACGATCTGGCACCGTCGTTAGGTCGTGCGGACGAAGTGTTCCTGCTGCAACCGCCACACATTCCGTGGCTGGTATCGGAAGTTGCAGAAGCCTGCGTTCAGCCTGCTCACTGGAACGGTGACGTTGACGCGCTGGCGGATATGGTGGTGAAAACCGCACAGCCAGGCGATCACATTCTGGTGATGAGCAACGGCGGGTTTGGTGGCATCCATCAAAAACTGTTAGACAAACTTGCGGCGAAAGCACAGCAGTGA
- a CDS encoding GNAT family N-acetyltransferase, translating to MLTCKKITSTDSMLFQRLDALYSAAFPWHEQREIHAKQQAIASPHYALEGWFKEELFIGLSGCWTFDDYVYVEHLAIDGALRSQGYGKILLGQILARSPMTILEIDPLTTEIARKRLRFYESMGFFANPWPHTHPAYHSGMAGHELMVLSYPVPIDALHYARFNADLCHRVMAL from the coding sequence ATGCTGACCTGTAAAAAAATAACCTCGACAGACTCGATGCTTTTTCAGCGTTTGGACGCGCTATATTCTGCGGCTTTCCCCTGGCACGAACAGCGGGAAATACATGCGAAACAGCAGGCAATTGCCAGCCCGCATTACGCGCTTGAAGGGTGGTTTAAAGAGGAACTGTTTATTGGCCTGAGCGGATGCTGGACCTTTGACGACTATGTCTACGTTGAACATCTGGCGATTGATGGGGCATTGCGATCGCAGGGTTATGGCAAAATCCTACTCGGGCAGATTCTTGCGCGGTCGCCGATGACGATTCTGGAGATTGATCCACTGACGACGGAAATTGCCAGGAAACGGCTGCGGTTTTACGAATCGATGGGGTTTTTCGCGAATCCTTGGCCGCACACTCATCCGGCTTATCATTCAGGTATGGCCGGACATGAGCTAATGGTACTGAGTTATCCGGTACCGATAGATGCGTTGCACTATGCGCGTTTCAATGCGGATTTATGCCATCGCGTAATGGCTCTGTAA
- the fbp gene encoding class 1 fructose-bisphosphatase, with translation MKTLGEFIVEKQHEFSHATGELTALLSAIKLGAKIIHRDINKAGLVDILGASGAENVQGEVQQKLDLFANEKLKAALKARDIVAGIASEEEDEIVVFEGCEHAKYVVLMDPLDGSSNIDVNVSVGTIFSIYRRVTPVGTPVTEEDFLQPGNKQVAAGYVVYGSSTMLVYTTGCGVHAFTYDPSLGVFCLSQERMRFPEKGSTYSINEGNYIKFPNGVKKYIKFCQEEDKATQRPYTSRYIGSLVADFHRNLLKGGIYLYPSTASHPEGKLRLLYECNPMALLAEQAGGKASDGKDRILDIIPESLHQRRSFFVGNDHMVEDVERLIREFPDA, from the coding sequence ATGAAAACGTTAGGTGAATTTATTGTCGAAAAGCAGCACGAGTTCTCTCATGCTACCGGTGAGCTGACTGCTTTGTTATCGGCAATAAAGCTGGGCGCCAAGATCATCCACCGCGATATCAACAAGGCCGGTCTGGTCGATATCCTGGGTGCCAGCGGTGCTGAGAACGTGCAGGGAGAGGTTCAACAGAAACTCGATCTGTTCGCGAACGAAAAACTGAAAGCTGCGCTGAAGGCACGCGATATTGTGGCGGGCATTGCCTCAGAAGAAGAAGATGAAATCGTCGTCTTCGAAGGTTGTGAACACGCAAAATACGTTGTACTCATGGATCCGCTGGATGGCTCATCCAACATCGATGTTAACGTCTCTGTTGGCACGATCTTCTCGATTTATCGCCGTGTCACCCCTGTCGGTACGCCGGTAACGGAAGAGGATTTCCTGCAGCCGGGCAACAAACAAGTTGCTGCGGGCTACGTTGTTTACGGCTCATCTACCATGCTGGTGTACACCACTGGCTGCGGCGTACACGCGTTCACCTACGATCCTTCTCTGGGCGTATTTTGCCTCAGCCAGGAGCGCATGCGCTTCCCGGAAAAAGGCAGTACTTACTCCATTAACGAAGGCAACTACATCAAATTCCCGAATGGCGTGAAGAAATACATTAAATTCTGCCAGGAAGAAGATAAAGCAACCCAGCGCCCGTATACCTCGCGCTACATCGGCTCTCTGGTTGCAGATTTCCACCGCAATCTTCTGAAAGGCGGGATCTACCTGTATCCGAGCACCGCCAGCCACCCGGAAGGGAAACTGCGTCTGCTGTACGAATGCAACCCAATGGCTCTCCTGGCCGAGCAAGCAGGCGGTAAGGCAAGCGATGGTAAAGACCGTATTCTGGATATCATCCCGGAAAGCCTGCACCAGCGCCGTTCATTCTTCGTCGGTAACGACCATATGGTTGAAGACGTTGAGCGTTTAATCCGCGAGTTCCCGGACGCGTAA
- the ytfT gene encoding galactofuranose ABC transporter, ATP-binding protein YtfT: MPQSLPQSNTAKRRFRWPKGMPQLVALLLVLLVDSLVAPHFYQVILQDGRLFGSPIDILNRAAPVALLAIGMTLVIATGGIDLSVGAVMAIAGATTAAMTVAGHSLPVVLLAALGSGILAGLWNGILVAILKIQPFVATLILMVAGRGVAQLITSGQIVTFNSPDLSWFGSGSLLLFPTPVIIALLTLVAFWLLTRKTALGMFIEAVGINIRAAKNAGVNTRVIVMLTYVLSGLCAAIAGIIVTADIRGADANNAGLWLELDAILAVVIGGGSLMGGRFNLLLSVVGALIIQGMNTGILLSGFQPELNQVVKAVVVLCVLIVQSQRFISLIKGVRGHDKT; this comes from the coding sequence ATGCCTCAATCTCTCCCTCAATCCAACACTGCGAAAAGACGGTTTCGTTGGCCGAAGGGCATGCCGCAGCTGGTGGCGTTGCTGCTGGTGCTGTTGGTCGACAGCCTGGTGGCACCGCACTTCTATCAGGTGATTTTGCAGGATGGCCGCTTGTTCGGCAGCCCAATTGATATTCTCAACCGCGCCGCGCCCGTGGCGCTGCTGGCGATTGGCATGACGCTGGTGATTGCCACCGGCGGCATCGATCTTTCCGTGGGGGCGGTGATGGCCATTGCGGGTGCCACGACTGCTGCGATGACGGTCGCCGGGCACAGCCTCCCGGTTGTTCTGCTTGCAGCGTTGGGATCTGGCATTCTGGCGGGATTGTGGAACGGGATTCTGGTGGCGATCCTCAAGATCCAACCATTTGTCGCCACGCTGATCCTGATGGTGGCCGGGCGCGGTGTCGCGCAGTTGATCACCTCCGGACAGATCGTCACTTTCAACTCGCCCGATCTGTCGTGGTTCGGCAGCGGATCGCTGCTGCTGTTCCCGACGCCGGTGATCATCGCGTTGCTGACGCTGGTTGCCTTTTGGTTGCTGACACGTAAAACGGCGCTGGGCATGTTCATTGAAGCGGTGGGCATTAACATTCGTGCGGCGAAAAATGCCGGGGTGAATACCCGCGTCATCGTCATGCTCACCTATGTGTTGAGCGGCCTGTGTGCGGCGATTGCCGGGATTATCGTCACGGCGGATATTCGCGGGGCCGATGCCAACAATGCCGGATTATGGCTGGAGTTAGATGCCATTCTGGCGGTAGTTATCGGTGGCGGTTCGTTGATGGGCGGACGGTTTAACCTGTTGCTGTCGGTGGTCGGAGCCCTGATTATTCAGGGCATGAACACCGGGATTTTACTGTCTGGCTTCCAGCCGGAGCTGAACCAGGTGGTCAAAGCAGTGGTGGTGCTGTGCGTGCTGATCGTACAGTCGCAACGCTTTATCAGCCTGATAAAAGGAGTACGTGGTCATGATAAAACGTAA
- the yjfF gene encoding galactofuranose ABC transporter, permease protein YjfF, whose protein sequence is MIKRNLPLMITLGVFVLGYLYCLTQFPAFASTRVICNILTDNAFLGIIAVGMTFVILSGGIDLSVGSVIAFTGVFLAKAIGYWGISPLLAFPLVLVMGCAFGAFMGLLIDALKIPAFIITLAGMFFLRGVSYLVSEESIPINHPIYDTLSSLAWKIPGGGRLSAMGLLMLGVVVIGIFLAHRTRFGNQVYAIGGSATSANLMGISTRSTTIRIYMLSTGLATLAGIVFSIYTQAGYALAGVGVELDAIASVVIGGTLLSGGVGTVLGTLFGVAIQGLIQTYINFDGTLSSWWTKIAIGILLFIFIALQRGLTVLWENRQSSPVTRVNTTIASK, encoded by the coding sequence ATGATAAAACGTAACTTACCGCTGATGATCACCCTCGGCGTCTTTGTGCTGGGCTACCTTTACTGCCTGACACAGTTTCCTGCCTTTGCTTCGACGCGCGTGATCTGCAATATCCTGACCGATAACGCCTTCTTAGGGATTATCGCCGTTGGCATGACCTTCGTGATCCTCTCCGGCGGGATCGACCTGTCCGTCGGCTCGGTAATTGCTTTTACCGGTGTATTTCTGGCTAAAGCAATTGGTTACTGGGGTATTTCGCCGCTGCTAGCGTTCCCGCTGGTTCTGGTGATGGGCTGCGCGTTTGGCGCATTTATGGGATTACTGATCGATGCGCTGAAGATCCCGGCATTTATTATTACTCTGGCGGGGATGTTCTTTCTGCGGGGCGTCAGCTATCTGGTTTCCGAAGAGTCGATCCCGATCAATCACCCGATTTATGACACCCTTTCCAGCCTGGCCTGGAAGATCCCTGGTGGTGGGCGTCTGAGCGCCATGGGGCTGTTGATGCTGGGCGTGGTGGTGATCGGCATCTTCCTCGCGCACCGCACGCGCTTTGGCAACCAGGTGTACGCCATTGGCGGCAGTGCGACGTCAGCCAACCTGATGGGGATCTCAACCCGTAGCACGACAATCCGCATCTATATGCTTTCTACCGGACTGGCTACGCTGGCCGGGATTGTCTTCTCCATTTATACCCAAGCGGGTTATGCGCTGGCTGGCGTTGGCGTAGAGTTGGATGCCATTGCCTCGGTGGTGATTGGCGGCACCTTGCTGAGCGGTGGCGTGGGAACGGTGCTGGGCACGCTGTTTGGCGTGGCGATCCAGGGGCTGATTCAAACCTATATTAACTTTGACGGCACGTTAAGCTCGTGGTGGACGAAGATCGCCATCGGTATTCTGCTGTTTATTTTTATCGCCTTACAACGCGGCCTGACGGTGCTGTGGGAAAACCGCCAAAGTTCGCCGGTAACGCGGGTGAATACCACGATCGCATCGAAATGA
- the pmbA gene encoding metalloprotease PmbA, producing the protein MAFAMKVISQVEAQRKILEEAVSTALELASGQSDGAEVAVSKTTGISVSTRYGEVENVEFNSDGALGITVYHQNRKGSASSTDLSPQAIARTVQAALDIARYTSPDPCAGVADKELLAFDAPDLDLFHPAEVSPDEAIELAARAEQAALQADKRITNTEGGSFNSHYGIKVFGNSHGMLQGYCSTRHSLSSCVIAEENGDMERDYAYTIGRAIGDLQTPEWVGADCARRTLSRLSPRKLSTMKAPVIFANEVANGLFGHLVGAIAGGSVYRKSTFLLDSLGKQILPEWLTIEEHPHLLKGLASSPFDSEGVRTERRDIIKDGVLTQWLLTNYSARKLGLKSTGHAGGIHNWRIPGQGLSFEQLLKEMGTGLVVTELMGQGVSGITGDYSRGAAGFWVENGEIQYPVSEITIAGNLKDMWRNIVTVGNDIETRSNIQCGSVLLPEMKIAGQ; encoded by the coding sequence ATGGCATTTGCGATGAAAGTAATCTCACAAGTTGAAGCGCAGCGTAAGATTCTGGAAGAAGCAGTCTCGACAGCACTGGAATTAGCGTCAGGTCAGTCGGACGGTGCAGAAGTCGCCGTAAGCAAGACGACGGGTATTAGCGTCAGCACCCGTTATGGTGAAGTGGAGAACGTCGAATTCAACAGTGACGGCGCGCTGGGTATTACGGTGTATCACCAGAACCGTAAGGGCAGTGCATCGTCCACCGATTTAAGTCCACAGGCAATTGCCCGCACCGTGCAGGCCGCGCTGGATATTGCCCGTTACACCTCGCCGGACCCGTGCGCAGGCGTGGCGGATAAAGAACTGCTGGCCTTTGATGCGCCAGATTTAGATCTATTCCACCCGGCGGAAGTCTCGCCTGACGAAGCCATTGAACTGGCGGCGCGTGCAGAACAAGCGGCGTTGCAGGCCGATAAGCGCATTACTAATACCGAAGGCGGCAGCTTTAACAGCCACTATGGCATCAAAGTATTTGGTAACAGCCACGGTATGCTGCAAGGCTACTGCTCCACGCGTCACTCGCTTTCCAGTTGTGTTATCGCGGAAGAAAATGGCGACATGGAACGCGATTACGCCTACACCATTGGTCGCGCAATCGGCGATCTGCAAACGCCGGAGTGGGTTGGCGCTGACTGTGCGCGTCGTACCTTATCCCGCTTGTCTCCGCGTAAACTTTCCACCATGAAGGCGCCGGTTATTTTCGCCAATGAAGTGGCGAACGGATTGTTCGGACACCTGGTTGGCGCGATTGCCGGTGGATCGGTGTATCGCAAATCCACTTTCCTGCTGGATTCGCTGGGTAAACAAATTCTGCCGGAATGGCTGACCATTGAAGAACATCCGCACCTGCTGAAAGGACTGGCGTCTTCGCCGTTCGACAGCGAAGGCGTACGGACTGAACGTCGCGACATTATCAAAGACGGTGTGCTGACCCAGTGGCTGCTGACTAATTATTCTGCCCGTAAGCTGGGGCTGAAGAGCACCGGCCATGCTGGCGGTATTCACAACTGGCGAATTCCGGGACAAGGTCTAAGCTTCGAGCAGTTGCTCAAAGAGATGGGCACAGGCCTGGTAGTGACCGAGCTGATGGGGCAGGGCGTGAGTGGTATTACCGGCGACTATTCGCGCGGCGCGGCTGGCTTCTGGGTCGAAAATGGTGAAATTCAGTATCCGGTGAGTGAAATCACCATCGCCGGTAATTTGAAAGATATGTGGCGCAATATTGTCACCGTGGGTAACGATATTGAAACGCGCAGTAATATACAGTGTGGTTCCGTACTGTTGCCGGAGATGAAAATCGCCGGGCAGTAG
- the yjgA gene encoding ribosome biogenesis factor YjgA has protein sequence MTKQPEDWLDDVPGDDIEDEDDEIIWVSKSEIKRDAEELKHLGVELVKLGKNALDKIPLDADLRAAIELAQRIKMEGRRRQLQLIGKMLRQRDVDPIRQALDKLKNRHNQQVVLFHKLEQLRDRLIVEGDDAVAEVLKLWPNADRQQLRSLVRNAKKEQEGNKPPKSARQIFQYLRELAENEA, from the coding sequence ATGACTAAGCAGCCCGAAGACTGGCTCGACGACGTTCCCGGTGATGACATCGAAGACGAAGACGATGAAATTATCTGGGTCAGTAAAAGTGAAATAAAACGTGACGCCGAGGAGTTAAAACACCTGGGTGTGGAACTGGTAAAACTGGGGAAAAATGCGCTGGATAAAATCCCGCTCGATGCGGATTTACGTGCCGCCATTGAGCTGGCTCAGCGCATCAAGATGGAAGGCCGTCGCCGCCAGCTGCAGCTGATTGGTAAAATGCTGCGTCAGCGCGATGTTGATCCTATCCGTCAGGCGCTGGATAAGCTGAAAAACCGCCACAACCAGCAGGTTGTACTGTTTCACAAGCTTGAGCAGTTGCGCGACCGTTTAATCGTTGAAGGTGATGATGCGGTAGCGGAAGTATTAAAACTGTGGCCGAACGCCGATCGCCAACAGCTTCGTTCTCTGGTACGCAATGCGAAGAAAGAGCAAGAAGGCAATAAGCCGCCGAAATCAGCACGTCAGATTTTCCAGTATCTGCGTGAGCTGGCTGAAAACGAAGCGTAA
- a CDS encoding APC family permease — MPQKHQLRRVLKTPALVAFGLAYMVPLGVFTTYGQVTVLSEGHLPVAYLVTIATILFTALSYCRMTSALPLAGSAYSYVQRSFGGKTGFLVGWAQILDYLFLPILNYLVLGIFLHEAFPAIPAPVFVLASILSVSLLNILGVRLMTSVNFTLIAAQLIFIVLFITLSFSQADLSPDALMRPLLVNSGHLGGLLAGAAVLCLAFLGFDAIATMAEEAYDAKRTLPRAIIITVLLAGVIFIAVSYAAHLVYPDWQSLIPVQDTASLVVSEKVGGKWMYNFFMAAYLTGVYASAMTAQTGVSRIFYAMGREGVLPRKIFFHLHSRFHTPYRAIIFVALVSLTALELSLDLVVSMISFGALVAFTFVNLSVIKHFLINERRRGISALFHYGLLPLLGVCMSVWLWTNLAPDALKVGLVWLAVGFAWLLYMTRGLRQSPPSVDYDEIAHLID; from the coding sequence ATGCCACAAAAACATCAGCTACGAAGAGTGCTTAAAACACCGGCCCTTGTCGCGTTTGGTCTGGCGTATATGGTTCCGCTGGGCGTATTTACCACCTATGGACAGGTGACAGTCCTCAGCGAAGGGCATCTGCCAGTCGCCTATCTTGTCACGATTGCGACGATTCTGTTTACTGCGTTGAGTTACTGTCGTATGACCAGCGCGCTGCCGTTGGCTGGTTCTGCTTATTCCTATGTACAGCGCAGTTTTGGCGGTAAAACGGGATTTTTAGTCGGATGGGCGCAGATCCTGGATTATTTATTCCTGCCAATTCTGAATTATCTTGTTTTAGGCATTTTCCTGCATGAGGCATTCCCGGCGATTCCGGCTCCTGTCTTTGTTCTGGCATCTATTTTATCGGTCAGTCTGCTGAATATTCTTGGTGTACGGCTGATGACATCCGTTAATTTCACATTAATAGCGGCACAGTTAATTTTTATCGTGTTGTTTATCACCCTCTCTTTTAGCCAGGCTGATTTGAGTCCGGATGCGCTGATGCGTCCTCTGTTAGTCAACAGTGGGCATCTGGGCGGATTACTGGCTGGTGCGGCGGTACTTTGCCTGGCATTTTTGGGTTTTGACGCTATCGCGACCATGGCTGAAGAAGCCTATGATGCGAAACGGACATTGCCTCGCGCGATTATCATTACCGTACTTCTGGCTGGCGTTATCTTTATCGCCGTGTCGTATGCAGCACATTTGGTCTACCCGGACTGGCAATCGCTGATTCCGGTTCAGGATACCGCAAGCTTGGTTGTGTCGGAAAAAGTGGGCGGCAAATGGATGTACAACTTCTTTATGGCGGCCTATCTGACCGGCGTGTATGCCTCTGCAATGACGGCTCAGACCGGCGTATCGCGCATCTTCTATGCGATGGGGCGTGAGGGTGTATTGCCGAGAAAAATCTTTTTCCATCTGCATTCCCGATTCCATACGCCATACCGGGCCATTATTTTCGTCGCGCTGGTATCCCTGACGGCACTGGAACTGAGTCTGGATCTTGTCGTCTCGATGATAAGTTTCGGGGCGCTCGTTGCCTTTACGTTTGTGAATCTCAGCGTCATTAAACACTTCCTGATCAATGAGCGACGTCGCGGCATTTCCGCGCTGTTTCACTATGGACTGCTGCCGTTACTCGGGGTGTGTATGTCGGTGTGGCTGTGGACAAACCTGGCACCGGACGCGCTAAAAGTAGGCCTCGTGTGGTTAGCGGTTGGGTTCGCCTGGCTGCTGTATATGACGCGTGGTTTACGCCAGTCTCCCCCATCTGTTGATTATGATGAAATCGCGCATCTGATTGATTAA
- a CDS encoding amidohydrolase: protein MMTDSLNPDVIYHNGKIYTADKSDQFCEAIAIKQGYIAAVGSSHELLALAGTQTEVIDLEKRVILPGLIDSHMHPFWGGKQLRGCNLNYAALTVEGTLALIQKHLDEDPLKEEDDWLSVRAWQRQAMIPAGADMCRKSLDTLNTRRPVVLFSNDCHTLAANSRALEMLGITEETPVPADGKIGRDETGRLNGILEDAPAMRAFDSIPTGTPEQCVLIARHVQRVLNQQGVTTVMDTRVYEEQLKAFAVLRDRGELTLRMCGAREITPDSVAGPQDAARALDELVAFNQRWNDPVWQPAPGFGVSHVKFFVDGVLQPPTMTASLLQPYRKNRGTHAQPDWQPTEDYGDLYFTPDVFNALINECGRTGVHPHMHTVAEGAIEMALDALQEMRQTWPQKDVRPGLAHNELAAAHQYARFAELDVTAVLSYQWAGLPAVLIEEERAMLGEARFPHLEPQGRFLDAGARLAYGSDWPIDRLDEWYNLQIAMTRRAWDAEGNPAGPRLDNDRNLTLTEVLRSATIDAAYMIARDEEIGSLEPGKLADLIVLKDDIFSNPPETLFKTRVMCTVVGGKVVWQDA, encoded by the coding sequence ATGATGACTGACTCCCTGAATCCAGATGTGATTTACCATAACGGTAAAATTTATACGGCAGATAAGTCCGATCAATTTTGTGAAGCTATCGCTATCAAACAAGGCTATATCGCCGCTGTCGGCAGCAGTCATGAACTGCTGGCGTTGGCGGGAACCCAAACGGAAGTGATCGATCTTGAAAAAAGGGTCATTCTGCCGGGGCTTATCGATAGTCATATGCATCCATTCTGGGGAGGTAAACAGCTTCGTGGCTGTAACCTGAATTATGCGGCACTGACGGTAGAAGGAACTCTGGCGTTAATACAGAAGCATCTTGATGAGGATCCGCTGAAGGAAGAGGACGATTGGCTTTCCGTCCGCGCCTGGCAGCGTCAGGCGATGATCCCTGCCGGTGCCGACATGTGTCGTAAATCACTGGATACCCTGAACACGCGCCGCCCGGTGGTGCTTTTTTCCAATGACTGCCATACCCTGGCGGCGAACAGCCGTGCGCTCGAGATGCTGGGCATCACCGAAGAGACCCCCGTTCCGGCGGATGGCAAAATTGGTCGGGATGAAACGGGTCGCTTAAACGGGATCCTGGAAGATGCGCCAGCCATGCGTGCTTTCGACAGCATCCCGACCGGTACGCCGGAACAGTGTGTGCTGATCGCCCGTCATGTTCAGCGGGTTCTGAATCAGCAGGGTGTGACAACGGTCATGGATACCCGGGTTTACGAAGAGCAACTGAAAGCGTTCGCTGTTTTGCGTGATAGAGGCGAGTTAACCCTGCGTATGTGCGGCGCGCGTGAAATTACGCCAGACAGCGTGGCCGGTCCACAGGATGCCGCCCGCGCGCTGGATGAACTTGTTGCCTTTAACCAACGCTGGAACGACCCCGTGTGGCAGCCAGCACCTGGTTTTGGCGTCAGCCATGTGAAGTTCTTTGTCGATGGTGTGTTACAACCGCCGACCATGACCGCATCGCTGCTGCAGCCTTACCGCAAAAATAGAGGGACGCACGCGCAACCTGACTGGCAGCCGACGGAAGATTACGGCGATCTCTACTTCACACCCGATGTCTTTAATGCGTTGATCAATGAATGCGGCCGCACGGGCGTTCATCCACATATGCATACGGTGGCGGAAGGGGCAATAGAGATGGCGCTGGATGCGTTGCAGGAGATGCGCCAGACCTGGCCGCAGAAGGATGTCCGACCGGGTCTTGCACATAATGAACTTGCGGCGGCGCATCAGTATGCCCGTTTTGCCGAGCTGGATGTTACGGCGGTGCTCTCGTATCAGTGGGCAGGACTGCCAGCGGTGTTGATTGAGGAAGAGCGCGCCATGCTGGGTGAAGCGCGTTTTCCCCATCTTGAACCACAAGGACGATTCCTTGATGCCGGTGCGCGTCTGGCATATGGCAGCGACTGGCCCATCGACCGTCTTGATGAGTGGTATAATCTGCAAATAGCCATGACGCGTCGGGCGTGGGATGCGGAAGGTAATCCTGCGGGGCCGCGTCTGGATAATGACCGCAATTTAACCCTGACAGAAGTGCTGCGCTCCGCCACAATCGATGCAGCATACATGATAGCCCGTGACGAGGAGATCGGTTCTCTGGAGCCCGGTAAGCTTGCTGATCTGATCGTGCTGAAAGATGACATCTTCAGCAACCCGCCCGAAACCTTATTTAAAACGCGGGTGATGTGTACGGTTGTCGGCGGCAAAGTGGTCTGGCAGGACGCCTAA
- a CDS encoding DUF2569 domain-containing protein: MKGIEGEGLPTACASCGEKVLPPDSHCARCENKKYTGIGGWLYLPAVTLVLSVISGVVGFFGVAAFVLHTEAEVSALVIFELVCMTALLILVIYTTVLFFKKKRQLPKFYTAFILGTMFYYVMDSWLGATFYDVGLSSDDIKAFVSCAGQILIWIPYFRVSKRVKLTFVN; encoded by the coding sequence ATGAAAGGAATCGAAGGGGAAGGGCTACCGACAGCATGTGCAAGTTGTGGGGAAAAAGTACTGCCTCCGGATAGCCACTGCGCGCGTTGCGAAAACAAAAAATATACGGGAATTGGTGGCTGGCTCTATTTACCGGCCGTGACCTTGGTGTTGTCCGTTATTTCTGGGGTCGTTGGATTTTTCGGCGTCGCGGCGTTTGTGTTGCACACTGAGGCGGAAGTGAGCGCACTGGTCATTTTTGAGCTCGTCTGCATGACCGCTCTTTTGATACTGGTGATTTACACGACGGTTCTATTTTTCAAAAAGAAACGTCAGCTACCCAAGTTTTATACCGCATTCATTTTAGGCACCATGTTTTACTACGTTATGGACAGCTGGCTGGGTGCCACCTTTTATGACGTGGGGCTGAGTTCTGACGATATAAAAGCCTTTGTCTCTTGTGCGGGCCAGATCCTCATTTGGATACCGTATTTCCGCGTATCAAAGCGCGTCAAATTGACCTTTGTGAATTAA